A region from the Aquimarina sp. ERC-38 genome encodes:
- the trxA gene encoding thioredoxin has translation MALEITDATFDEVVLKSDKPVLVDFWAAWCGPCRMVGPIIEEISSDYEGKAVVGKVDVDANQEFAAKYGVRNIPTVLVFQNGEVVGRQVGVSPKNVYAEAIDSLL, from the coding sequence ATGGCATTAGAAATAACAGACGCTACTTTTGACGAAGTAGTATTAAAAAGTGATAAACCGGTTCTTGTAGATTTTTGGGCAGCATGGTGTGGCCCTTGTAGAATGGTAGGTCCGATTATAGAGGAGATTAGCAGCGATTATGAAGGTAAAGCAGTGGTAGGCAAAGTAGATGTGGATGCTAACCAGGAATTTGCGGCAAAATACGGAGTGCGTAACATCCCTACGGTCCTTGTTTTTCAAAACGGGGAAGTTGTAGGACGACAGGTAGGAGTATCTCCTAAAAATGTGTACGCAGAGGCCATTGACTCCTTGTTGTAA